Proteins encoded in a region of the Candidatus Paceibacterota bacterium genome:
- the pilO gene encoding type 4a pilus biogenesis protein PilO translates to MKSTSGLIMIFLGILILFFLGKPFFADVSALKDEQKKYKDAVEQISKIEETKNDLLSRLEALSPEERQKIDAFLPTRAEMVRLIASLDGVASRHGISLEEASSGQSMTDTSRSVSESDLPQSYNSKTVTLGFTASYSAMVNFLKDVEKSLRIVDIVSIDSAKAGDSGSLFQYKVSLQTYWVDSVPFGVSS, encoded by the coding sequence ATGAAAAGTACCAGTGGATTAATAATGATATTTCTCGGTATTCTCATCCTCTTTTTCCTTGGGAAGCCTTTTTTTGCTGATGTATCAGCCCTTAAGGATGAACAGAAAAAGTATAAAGATGCTGTGGAGCAAATAAGCAAGATAGAGGAAACTAAGAACGACCTACTTTCGCGTTTGGAGGCACTTTCTCCTGAAGAGAGGCAAAAAATAGATGCTTTCCTTCCTACTCGAGCTGAAATGGTGAGGTTGATTGCAAGTCTTGATGGAGTGGCTTCTCGTCATGGTATATCACTTGAAGAAGCCTCCTCTGGCCAATCCATGACTGATACTAGTCGATCTGTATCAGAGTCCGATCTGCCTCAAAGTTATAATTCAAAAACAGTTACTCTAGGCTTCACTGCCAGCTATTCTGCTATGGTCAATTTTCTAAAGGATGTCGAGAAAAGTTTAAGGATTGTAGATATAGTTTCTATTGACTCTGCGAAAGCTGGGGATTCAGGTTCTCTTTTTCAATACAAGGTAAGTTTACAAACTTATTGGGTCGACTCTGTTCCTTTCGGAGTTTCGTCGTAA
- the pilM gene encoding type IV pilus assembly protein PilM has translation MSPGFFSGIFAKKDQSVLGIDVGSSSIKVVQLRKKGSIAVLETYGELALGPYGESGVGQATKLPTLKLIEAMKDLLNEKEVGLSTRNCGMAIPFSASLLRVIEMPNVKEKELEGMVPIEARKYIPVPISEVTLDWSVVPQLSFQSGQVEVADELKSRGENLVPKKIDILLAAIHNNVIDEYSQIVEATGLSASFFEIELFSSMRSVLDESSKSAMILDMGAASTKLYIVERGIMRNSHIINKGAQDITSNIARTNSISFEEAEVVKRNFGLEKGVSDIDVSGSVQAIAEYIFSEANRVLFTYQNEQNKNIDEVILIGGGSALKGWTALAAENFKIPTVAGDPFSKVEAPAFLEKILKETGPEFAVSVGVALRKLKEM, from the coding sequence ATGAGCCCAGGTTTTTTTTCAGGAATTTTTGCTAAAAAGGATCAGAGTGTTTTAGGTATTGATGTAGGCTCTTCTTCTATCAAAGTAGTCCAGCTTCGCAAAAAGGGTAGTATTGCTGTACTCGAAACTTATGGTGAGCTAGCCCTCGGGCCTTATGGAGAGTCGGGAGTAGGTCAGGCGACCAAATTACCGACTCTCAAATTGATCGAGGCCATGAAGGATTTATTGAATGAAAAGGAAGTAGGTCTCTCTACTCGAAACTGTGGTATGGCTATTCCATTTTCCGCCAGCCTCTTGAGAGTGATAGAGATGCCAAACGTGAAAGAAAAGGAGCTCGAAGGCATGGTACCTATCGAAGCTCGCAAATATATACCAGTACCTATTTCTGAAGTTACTCTTGATTGGTCAGTTGTCCCACAGCTTAGTTTTCAATCGGGGCAAGTCGAGGTGGCTGATGAGTTGAAGTCGAGGGGAGAAAATCTAGTTCCAAAAAAAATCGATATCTTGCTCGCCGCTATCCACAATAATGTTATTGATGAATATAGCCAAATAGTTGAGGCCACAGGTCTTTCCGCTAGTTTTTTTGAAATCGAACTCTTCAGTTCCATGAGGTCAGTTCTAGATGAAAGCTCCAAGTCAGCCATGATCCTCGATATGGGAGCCGCTTCCACAAAGTTATATATAGTAGAGAGGGGCATCATGCGCAACTCGCACATTATTAACAAAGGAGCTCAAGACATCACAAGCAATATTGCTCGTACCAACAGCATTTCTTTTGAGGAAGCGGAGGTGGTCAAGAGGAATTTTGGTCTAGAAAAAGGGGTTTCTGATATTGATGTCTCAGGGTCAGTACAGGCTATAGCTGAATATATTTTTTCTGAAGCTAATCGAGTTCTTTTTACTTATCAAAATGAGCAAAATAAAAATATTGATGAAGTTATTCTCATAGGAGGGGGTTCGGCTCTCAAAGGTTGGACAGCGCTCGCGGCAGAAAATTTCAAAATTCCTACAGTTGCCGGCGACCCATTTTCAAAAGTAGAAGCCCCAGCCTTTCTAGAAAAAATTCTAAAAGAAACTGGTCCCGAATTTGCCGTCTCTGTCGGAGTGGCGCTACGGAAGCTGAAGGAGATGTAA